A region from the Lolium perenne isolate Kyuss_39 chromosome 4, Kyuss_2.0, whole genome shotgun sequence genome encodes:
- the LOC127303958 gene encoding uncharacterized protein, with protein MESDEKDKHMFVFLLEEENAAATDCTCMIGFSSLQKCTVAMRLLAYGAPGDSVDDYLCMAESTAIDFLYKFCRAVIAVFGEVYLRSPTAKDTEQILATMQQEDFLRCLKASTACIASGRTVQGLAGQKRACTATQFQVYKGHKGGCSVVLEVVVTCDTRIWHSFFGMAESNNFINILQCSH; from the coding sequence ATGGAATCCGACGAAAAGGATAAGCACATGTTTGTTTTTCTGTTGGAGGAGGagaacgccgccgccaccgactgCACATGCATGATTGGGTTTTCCTCGCTGCAGAAGTGCACGGTTGCTATGAGGTTGCTTGCATATGGAGCTCCGGGTGACAGTGTCGATGATTATCTGTGCATGGCTGAGAGCACCGCCATTGATTTCTTATACAAGTTTTGTAGGGcagtcatagcagtgttcggggaagtatacttgagatcacccactgctaAAGATACTGAGCAAATACTTGCAACCATGCAGCAAGAGGATTTCCTGAGATGCTTGAAAGCATCGACTGCATGTATTGCAAGTGGAAGAACTGTCCAAGGCTTGGCAGGGCAAAAAAGAGCCTGCACGGCAACACAATTTCAGGTGTACAAGGGCCATAAAGGAGGATGTAGTGTGGTACTTGAGGTAGTGGTTACATGTGATACCAggatttggcactccttctttggaatggcagaatcaAACAACTTCATCAACATCTTGCAGTGctcgcactag